Proteins co-encoded in one Stomoxys calcitrans chromosome 5, idStoCalc2.1, whole genome shotgun sequence genomic window:
- the LOC106086534 gene encoding uncharacterized protein LOC106086534 isoform X1 has product MEEIEYLEEYEDIVLQPGPASNSAGTSATNAKIDNDEGSSSSLDQDIFNILFDNHSDDDNDDQPQARRNEELNTNSKVVSRASVDSIDLLNDLGEQVAKEFEDKGNIAGPSTKKTLNSQKKLSTIAKLQRGCVVKKGGNSALSTKAQSTAGGVQRNLTDAKGPSSTNALSKSYINRSSLPVRTYQSLTSKTIQVKGIAGSPTLKDPTVKRRPATIIKPEKIVSKDPPEDPLNLDDHSSSGYTLSDVSGETYNSISEFDDDENFNSNIDNLDNESSNSQVIDISNDSSGSRSQFEDLRVSTPSPVISEDRDLSYLPGEPKRSSPKFMANHEIIKSLLNKGEKPKLLQLLNEHDKADIKEKCCSLSTEISSKDLCEQKDVPKAMNRDMESPGTMSHDSYFSVVNEMLEESYAEAMKNSRHDGLPNQEVGAEMEIENENDSDRKDDRVADNTTEISREEEETEKPKQLHEIEKFVDDEHGFQGFQDSTAGNNEIDKAALAVVHKYTASVENKINPTTKSKCVTSDVPTTSQLTEFPTAASKILKGKCSTKTISQDKRSAEKGKESLKKNIEIQLTEFPTVASKILKEKCSTKTISQDKRSADQGKESLIRNTVEFQRGPIRNPFVQRTHKQSSRETIPKAISKDNSQERSHCGSQPQYNNKKEQLNSKNQPKTSTDNIKKSKSDESLHYERKLNTSLGTVRSESDRKELKNKTVAEEKDKILTEAPRKAVFYECKKNSQKTNSHEKLMSDEEKYKSDILHSQDKISKSASKDHSQTLNVKYESSGKEAMQRILEAKVTVSLQRIEVEKNAKMKASTHEKQNKAGSNNKKLPQKETETSQTKTPSTKIPEETSDNEMKTIDTANVSHKVYEPNQGEDIEFKPSTKTKTTTDNPQNDHQREVDDKKIATKDAEQKSSKSETKTVKEPKRVELVSVHSDKGYNVYDTKCDPNKTKPSKKESEREKGLQRKDTDLKAKIDIASKTHKTYLEGLKEERNIANEDVSSLKYTSIEADSIKCVINKEIAIRGDKKTPHSTIAHNEENNMSSTLNPKSSAGEQATSKIDVSLVEKEENKPENVEIKFKNVMPNNNQNVSSMKELAAQDANSKRSVVNTEQLFAKQSPCTKVIGEGKTIASNGDKVSKNNKDQCKARSNENPFENKNKVNITPPRSSKQSPKTDKSLPKDDELKDQRLNTNKGDITRKDKKEDECEAENKNKKNNSPEVIAKTPTQLQEDDNGTHSPRKQMRKTRGVKNCSEASTDENISKLLEEERLSIQTQRFARKTRNSTPTCDNLEKEFQSNQTEGLSELSNARAPTPCASAKEDNQSTKKSRSTVDKSNDDHKQKQKLTKNENLADITSQSTITTIKSSCGKDDKERTFWNSVPKENLSNNLALKSGTNLKDGDSFSFKTNSPDIKTKIAIQQETTQEAVEAIKQDEGHSDSDGNTLISCNARTSSTISLSSKEDFNRAQGKSKKEIKQTMAPQAALSDAADKVEVPVTANHSRNIFDNCSKTVDAVPLICKEMQKSLACSESSDISVHQDVSKSETSSSRNAPLHDLREEKKRMVQTTTKCVRENLSAIKNKPIIDRGRSLRNREMETNFSTDGLVEMNSFKQPKREISPKSEYTLKRKLRSPALDTLSQSSNSKRQKNESSRNRDSNSAVVYTPSIEGSKTISSTTRFSTKASDFSSHGTPKRQAEELQTQSVCENVSISFEHLGGVSNVKTPDIIQKQASEIQAPVMATLSVNSKRLRNIQKSREKVCPNKTSVVPDKRRPKISPEKSPNSTKVLSFAEWLETNGRKDFTQESQTIEERNKFRRRQNKSMGNLQQPDSKTKYYKHDFVAKQALQLPTEQTTVRNNITITNAEDVDLKGQDDENVSTLTRTENIPVRRGVTKNLFETSHTKPDVHPKQSLEHKDSVSVGEVRQNLQDSSRSAKNCEEVKSCLIKTSSTRTCPKIKKRRVAGIGRKTKRNIRVKRKDILVRALPSMKHEKVKGKRTEIDILIESMSKEMKDGGIEDLLNTSNIVKRQRISTKRRCAIDSGKSAEETTCAEANTNLISTKESPRKSPVKNCSPQGKHRKSALLKSSANESFLMEAEKALIDEIEIKNMNTCFLQPMPSGQQKNIHRNKNVNKFQFKAPHPPQATILQFANAPSKSSSSERISHINENISDKGDVDKIEISPSSKFVPPMMCRKFRVRLNSSFVRKYWQILKKEGQIKTQPHSTHLTKSDTLRNFKNARKLHDATSLSISKNKEIGRNKISFGLEEAVGLNQVPNLQSRKVSAKKDYKKDIAIRKESITPSTNDLGHSVDLFKEGRQSVRNIQSLSPNFEPSDSVKTVSSALPESVNKQPVSSVSEQALPVELKNEFIDENPTNMDDAILPDTPTLMARAQSITQAAASALSNTIMPTDIRLLTNDPSSTTNTYVPSFGVSPTLVDSKGTRMYTFLHPAKYSRNHGNVLLDFCCPNLDGPMPAIDPTRIHAQVQTPVIELPSFIVLTTKVVTRAELESNSSVIPAIIRKKAEKLRNSIALHQNTSAPPHIQAKAIMSVPQTLLPPHTRSPVAITMGTPQINTTENQLSPTVNALTKYLPSTTTITPKLCSSLPQSTFAVHHSCSPNTNLISPITVVPNSSAMLNEMQINLLRSNLRRFDVIFKKLVQPFDKLNFAERHQIIDNLVSIGKFLPKDLERTIVLMEEYLKQINKLHEPQISSLNNYAMPIAETLPTLPIMQMPPLQPSPQIASSQQIFNSTTSRKQVDHPETNKARRVESTQKNNTTTGKQRQVPIYDTERNIIGYQLQVIAPPQSTVPSHTKPTMSPTTSKAVVSSTSLDSANRNQKKPVKRPANDSPRIFYASQPLKASTPKISLNSPTYSSKTLTQDNSYEKSHQGHIVTTVRSAGPSAGTETITTTTTLATVKRITRSRAAGSKIIIVSRSNSNEESILPDINQQTEIKNEKDIDFVA; this is encoded by the exons ACTTAGACGACCATTCATCTTCCGGTTACACCCTCTCTGACGTATCCGGTGAAACGTATAATAGCATTAGCGAATTTGACGACGACGAAAATTTCAACAGCAATATTGACAATTTAGACAACGAATCCAGCAACTCCCAAGTTATTGATATATCGAATGACTCCAGCGGATCCcgttcacagtttg AAGATTTACGTGTATCAACACCATCTCCAGTGATTTCGGAAGATCGTGATTTAAGTTACTTACCGGGTGAACCAAAACGAAGTTCGCCCAAATTTATGGCTAATCATGAGATTATAAAAAGCCTTCTGAACAAgggagaaaaaccaaaattattgCAGCTTCTAAACGAGCATGATAAAGCGGACATAAAGGAGAAGTGTTGTTCGTTGTCTACAGAGATTTCGAGTAAAGATTTATGTGAGCAAAAAG ACGTACCAAAAGCTATGAACCGGGATATGGAATCGCCAGGAACTATGTCTCATGACTCTTACTTTTCCGTAGTGAACGAGATGTTGGAGGAGTCCTACGCAGAAGCTATGAAAAATAGCAGACATGATGGTTTACCAAATCAAGAAGTTGGGGCTGAAATGGAAATAGAAAATGAGAATGATTCAGACCGTAAAGATGACCGAGTAGCAGACAATACAACAGAAATAAgcagagaagaagaagaaacagaAAAGCCCAAACAACTACATGAAATAGAAAAGTTTGTGGACGATGAGCATGGCTTTCAGGGATTTCAAGATAGTACTGCCGGTAATAACGAAATAGATAAGGCAGCCTTAGCCGTCGTACATAAATATACCGCCTCGGTCGAAAATAAGATCAATCCAACTACCAAGAGTAAATGTGTTACTAGTGATGTACCAACTACTTCGCAACTCACCGAGTTTCCGACAGCGGCCTCCAAAATATTAAAAGGAAAATGTTCAACAAAAACCATCTCACAAGATAAGAGATCGGCTGAAAAAGGTAAAGAatcattgaaaaaaaatatagaaatacAACTCACGGAGTTTCCGACAGTGGCCTccaaaatattaaaagaaaaatgttcaacaaAAACCATCTCACAAGATAAAAGATCGGCTGACCAAGGTAAAGAATCATTGATAAGAAATACAGTTGAATTTCAGCGAGGACCAATAAGAAATCCGTTTGTTCAAAGAACACATAAACAAAGTAGTAGGGAAACAATTCCGAAAGCAATTTCTAAAGACAACTCTCAAGAACGCTCGCATTGTGGAAGCCAGCCtcaatataacaacaaaaaggaGCAGTTAAATTCgaaaaatcagccaaaaacaTCAActgataatataaaaaaaagcaaatccGATGAAAGTCTACATtatgaaagaaaattaaatacttCATTGGGAACGGTCAGGAGCGAAAGTGAcagaaaagaattaaaaaacaaaaccgtTGCAGAAGaaaaggacaaaattttaacagaagCACCTCGCAAGGCCGTTTTCTATGAATGTAAGAAAAACTCCCAAAAAACCAATTCCCATGAAAAACTAATGAGCGatgaagaaaaatataaatccGACATCTTGCATTCGCAAGATAAGATTTCAAAATCCGCATCTAAAGATCACTCTCAAACCTTGAATGTTAAATATGAAAGTTCAGGAAAGGAAGCTATGCAACGCATTTTGGAAGCTAAAGTCACAGTTTCTCTTCAACGCATAGAAgtagaaaaaaatgcaaaaatgaaAGCATCAACgcatgaaaaacaaaataaagctgGGTCTAATAACAAAAAACTCCCGCAAAAGGAAACAGAAACTTCACAAACTAAGACACCGTCAACAAAAATTCCAGAAGAAACCAGTGATAACGAAATGAAAACAATTGACACTGCGAATGTGTCTCATAAAGTATATGAGCCAAACCAAGGCGAAGATATAGAATTTAAACCtagtacaaaaacaaaaactacaacAGATAATCCACAAAATGACCATCAAAGAGAAGTAGACGATAAAAAAATAGCTACAAAAGATGCAGAACAAAAAAGTTCAAAGAGCGAAACTAAAACAGTTAAAGAACCAAAAAGGGTAGAACTAGTTTCAGTGCATTCTGATAAGGGATATAATGTATATGATACAAAATGTGatccaaataaaacaaaaccatCTAAGAAGGAAAGCGAAAGAGAAAAAGGTCTTCAGAGAAAAGATACGGATTTGAAAGCTAAAATCGATATTGCATCTAAAACGCACAAAACGTACTTGGAAGGATTAAAAGAGGAAAGAAACATTGCAAATGAAGACGTGAGTTCTTTGAAGTATACTTCCATTGAAGCGGACTCCATAAAgtgtgtaataaataaagaaattgcaattagAGGCGATAAAAAAACACCGCATAGTACGATAGCTCATAACGAAGAGAACAATATGTCGTCTACCTTGAACCCAAAATCTTCCGCAGGAGAACAAGCAACATCAAAGATAGATGTTAGCCTAgttgaaaaagaagaaaataaaccTGAAaatgtagaaataaaatttaaaaacgtCATGCCCAACAACAATCAAAACGTATCAAGCATGAAAGAGCTTGCAGCACAAGATGCAAATAGCAAACGTAGTGTTGTAAATACGGAACAACTTTTTGCAAAACAATCGCCTTGTACGAAGGTCATTGGCGAAGGAAAAACAATCGCGAGTAATGGTGACAAAGtatcaaaaaacaacaaagaccAATGCAAGGCAAGATCAAATGAGAatccatttgaaaacaaaaacaaagtaaatATTACTCCACCAAGATCATCAAAACAGTCTCCTAAAACCGACAAAAGTTTGCCAAAAGACGACGAATTGAAAGACCAACGTTTAAATACGAATAAGGGCGATATAACACGAAAGGATAAAAAAGAGGATGAGTGTGaagctgaaaataaaaataaaaaaaataattcgccAGAAGTAATAGCTAAAACGCCTACTCAATTGCAAGAAGATGACAACGGAACCCACAGTCCAAGAAAACAAATGCGAAAAACTCGAGGAGTCAAGAATTGCTCGGAAGCCAGTACTGATGAAAACATTTCCAAATTATTAGAAGAAGAACGTTTATCAATACAAACTCAACGGTTTGCGAGAAAAACTAGAAATTCCACTCCAACATGTGATAACTTAGAAAAGGAATTTCAAAGTAATCAAACAGAGGGTTTATCAGAACTATCAAATGCAAGGGCGCCTACACCGTGTGCATCAGCAAAAGAAGATAATCAATCAACTAAGAAATCCCGGTCTACTGTGGATAAAAGCAATGACGACCataagcaaaaacaaaagctaacgaaaaatgaaaatttagctGACATCACGAGTCAGTCGACAATAACCACAATTAAAAGTTCTTGCGGCAAAGATGATAAGGAAAGAACCTTTTGGAATAGTGTGCCAAAAGAAAATCTCTCCAATAATTTAGCATTAAAAAGTGGAACGAATTTAAAAGATGGTGATTCATTTTCATTCAAAACAAATTCACCTgacataaaaactaaaattgccATTCAACAAGAAACAACGCAAGAAGCTGTGGAAGCTATAAAACAAGATGAGGGTCATTCCGATAGTGATGGAAATACACTAATCTCATGTAATGCTCGAACATCTTCCACGATATCTCTATCTTCCAAAGAAGATTTCAATAGAGCACAAGGAAagtcaaaaaaagaaattaaacaaACAATGGCGCCACAAGCCGCTTTATCAGATGCCGCTGATAAGGTAGAAGTTCCAGTTACTGCAAACCATTCCCGAAACATATTTGACAACTGTTCAAAGACCGTAGATGCAGTGCCCCTCATTTGCAAAGAAATGCAGAAATCATTGGCTTGCTCCGAAAGTTCTGACATTTCTGTACATCAGGATGTTTCAAAAAGCGAAACCAGTAGTTCGAGGAATGCACCGTTACATGATTTGCGGGAAGAGAAAAAGCGGATGGTACAAACTACGACGAAATGTGTGCGGGAAAATTTGTCTGCAATTAAAAACAAACCCATAATCGATCGTGGGCGGTCCCTGAGAAATAGAGAAATGGAAACTAATTTCTCAACAGATG gtTTAGTCGAAATGAATTCATTTAAACAACCAAAAAGGGAGATCTCGCCGAAGTCGGAATATACATTGAAACGAAAACTACGCTCTCCAGCGTTGGACACTCTTTCGCAATCATCTAATTCAAAACGTCAAAAAAATGAGTCAT CCCGAAATCGGGATTCGAATTCAGCTGTCGTTTACACACCATCCATtgagggttctaaaactatttCTTCGACAACGAGATTTTCCACGAAAGCGTCTGATTTTTCATCACATGGCACACCAAAGAGACAGGCTGAGGAACTGCAAACCCAATCTGTTTGTGAAAATGTCTCAATTTCCTTTGAACATTTGGGCGGTGTTTCTAATGTAAAGACTCCGGATATAATTCAGAAACAAGCATCCGAAATCCAAGCACCTGTTATGGCTACTCTTTCGGTAAATTCAAAAAGATTAAGAAACATTCAAAAGTCAAGGGAAAAGGTCTGCCCAAACAAAACTTCGGTTGTCCCTGACAAAAGACGGCCCAAAATCTCTCCCGAGAAATCTCCGAATTCAACTAAAGTATTGTCATTTGCCGAATGGCTTGAAACTAACGGTCGAAAAGATTTCACTCAAGAATCTCAAACTATTGAAGAACGCAATAAATTTCGTAGACGCCAAAATAAATCCATGGGTAATCTTCAACAGCCtgattcaaaaacaaaatattacaaaCACGATTTTGTTGCAAAACAGGCATTACAATTGCCAACGGAGCAAACAACAGTTAGAAATAATATTACCATTACCAACGCAGAAGACGTTGATCTGAAAGGCCAAGACGACGAAAATGTTAGTACATTGACACGCACAGAAAATATACCCGTAAGGCGCGGTGTAACGAAAAATCTCTTCGAAACTTCACACACCAAACCAGATGTTCACCCGAAGCAGAGTTTGGAACACAAGGACAGTGTATCAGTAGGAGAAGTGAGGCAGAATTTGCAGGACAGTAGTCGCAGTGCTAAAAATTGCGAGGAAGTAAAGAGCTGTTTAATAAAAACTTCAAGTACTCGTACTTgtcccaaaattaaaaaaaggaggGTAGCGGGCATAGGACGTAAAACGAAACGAAATATTAGAGTAAAAAGAAAAGACATTTTGGTACGAGCCTTACCTTCGATGAAACATGAAAAAGTTAAGGGGAAAAGGACAGAAATTGACATATTAATAGAGTCAATGTCTAAGGAAatgaaggatgggggcattGAAGATTTATTGAATACCAGCAATATTGTAAAGCGGCAACGAATATCTACAAAACGGAGATGCGCAATTGATTCAGGTAAGTCTGCGGAAGAGACTACTTGTGCTGAAGCAAATACAAATCTTATATCCACGAAAGAGTCACCCCGAAAGTCCCCAGTAAAGAATTGTTCACCGCAAGGAAAACATAGGAAATCTGCTCTTCTTAAGAGTTCCGCAAATGAATCATTTTTAATGGAGGCTGAAAAGGCATTAATAGATGAAATAGAGATCAAAAACATGAACACGTGTTTCTTGCAACCAATGCCAAGCGGCCAACAGAAAAATATCCATAGAAACAAGAATgttaacaaatttcaatttaaggCGCCCCATCCTCCacaagctacaattttgcaatttgcaaatgcTCCAAGTAAATCTTCATCTTCAGAACGTATTTCGCATATAAATGAAAATATAAGCGATAAAGGTGACGTTGACAAAATTGAAATCAGTCCAAGTTCTAAGTTTGTGCCTCCAATGATGTGTCGTAAATTCAGAGTACGGTTGAATAGTAGTTTCGTAAGAAAATACTGGCAAATACTAAAGAAAgagggccaaattaaaacacAGCCACACTCAACACACTTGACCAAGTCGGATaccttaagaaattttaaaaatg CTCGAAAATTACATGATGCTACATCGCTATCCATTTCGAAGAATAAAGAAATcggcagaaataaaatttcttttggtCTAGAAGAAGCTGTTGGCCTAAACCAGGTGCCGAATCTTCAAAGTCGTAAAGTCAGTGCAAAGAAAGATTACAAAAAAGACATTGCAATTAGAAAAGAATCTATCACACCATCCACAAATGATTTAGGACACTCTGTTGATTTATTTAAAGAAGGCAGACAAAGTGTGCGAAATATCCAATCGCTTTCTCCAAATTTTGAACCTTCAGATAGTGTTAAAACAGTTAGCAGTGCTTTACCGGAATCAGTCAATAAACAACCTGTAAGCAGTGTCAGCGAACAAGCTTTGCCCGTAGagttaaaaaatgaatttattgATGAAAATCCCACCAATATGGATGACGCTATACTTCCTGACACACCAACGTTAATGGCTAGGGCTCAGTCTATAACACAAGCTGCAGCAAGCGCCCTTTCAAATACAATAATGCCAACAGATATAAGGCTGTTGACAAATGACCCTTCATCAACGACAAACACATATGTCCCATCATTTGGTGTGTCGCCAACTTTGGTTGATTCCAAAGGAACAAGGATGTATACGTTTTTACATCCTGCCAAGTACAGCCGAAATCACGGCAATGTCCTACTAGACTTCTGCTGTCCCAATTTGGATGGTCCAATGCCTGCTATTGATCCCACAAGAATACATGCTCAGGTGCAAACACCAGTGATAGAACTGCCATCATTCATTGTGTTGACAACAAAAGTAGTAACTCGTGCCGAATTGGAAAGCAACTCTTCAGTCATTCCCGCAATTATTAGGAAGAAAGCAGAGAAGTTGAGAAACAGCATAGCCCTTCATCAAAATACATCTGCACCCCCGCACATTCAAGCAAAAGCTATAATGTCTGTACCACAGACGTTATTGCCACCACATACCCGTTCCCCTGTGGCAATTACTATGGGAACTCCACAAATCAATACCACTGAAAACCAATTGTCGCCGACCGTGAATGCACTAACGAAGTATTTACCTTCTACTACCACAATAACTCCTAAATTATGCTCCTCCTTACCACAATCGACTTTTGCCGTGCATCATTCATGTTCCCCTAATACTAACCTAATATCACCGATAACTGTAGTACCAAACTCGTCAGCTATGTTAAATGAGATGCAAATAAATTTGTTGCGTTCGAATCTTAGGCGTTTCGatgtaatttttaaaaagttagTTCAACCTTTCGACAAGCTGAACTTTGCCGAACGGCACCAAATTATCGATAATTTAGTATCTATcggaaaatttctgccaaaagaTTTGGAGCGAACCATAGTTTTGATGGAGGAGTAtcttaaacaaataaacaaattgcATGAACCGCAAATTTCTTCTTTGAACAACTATGCCATGCCCATAGCCGAAACACTACCAACATTGCCTATTATGCAAATGCCGCCTTTGCAGCCATCTCCTCAAATTGCATCAAgtcaacaaatttttaatagcaCCACTTCCCGGAAACAAGTCGATCATCCAGAGACTAATAAAGCAAGAAGGGTTGAGtccacacaaaaaaataatactaCTACGGGAAAACAACGGCAAGTGCCAATTTATGATACTGAGCGAAACATTATTGGCTACCAACTGCAAGTCATTGCCCCCCCGCAATCAACGGTACCGTCTCACACAAAGCCGACAATGTCACCAACAACATCGAAGGCGGTTGTTTCCTCAACTTCATTAGATTCAGCCAACCGTAATCAGAAGAAACCTGTCAAAAGACCCGCCAATGATTCTCCCCGTATATTTTATGCTTCGCAACCATTAAAAGCGTCCACACCAAAAATAAGCTTAAATTCGCCTACATATTCTTCAAAAACTCTGACGCAAGATAATTCATACGAAAAATCGCAT CAAGGACATATTGTAACCACTGTTCGCTCTGCTGGCCCATCTGCGGGAAcggaaacaataacaacaacgacaacattgGCGACAGTAAAACGTATTACGCGTAGTCGTGCTGCCGGTTCAAAAATTATTATAGTGTCTAGGTCGAACTCCAATGAGGAATCCATATTACCCGATATCAACCAGCAAACAGAAATAAAGAACGAGAAGGACATCGATTTCGTGGCATAA